The Variovorax sp. S12S4 genome includes the window GCGGAGGGGGAGTACCCGGTGGCCTTTGCACACGCCCTGAACAGCAGCGCCCTGAACAGCAGCGCCCTGAACAGCAGCGCCCCGAACAGCAGCGCCCCGAACAACAGCCCCAAGAACAAGAGCCCTGAACAAGCGCACCCCCAAGGAGACCCAAATGAAAAAATCCGTAGACTTCTATTTCGACTTCGGCAGCCCCGCCGCCTACCTGGCCGCCACCCAGCTGCCGCACGTCTGCGCCGACACCGGCGCCGAGCTCGTCTGGAAGCCCATGCTCCTGGGCGGCGTGTTTCAGGCCACCGGCAACCGGTCTCCGGCCGAAGTGGTGCCCAAGGCGCCGTACATGACCATCGACCTGCAGCGCTTTGCCAAACGGTACGGCGTGCCCTTTGTGCACAACCCGCACTTTCCAATCAACACGCTGCTGCTCATGCGCGGGGCCACCGGCATCCAGATGAAGGAGCCGGAGCGCTTCGGCGCTTACGTCGACGCCATTTTTCACGCCATGTGGGTCGAACCCAAGAACATGAATGACCCGGCCGTCGTCGGCGCCGTGCTTCAAAATGCGGGCTTCGACGCCACTGCCTTGCTCGCGCTGGCCGGTTCGCAGGAGGTGAAAGATCGCCTGAAAGCCGTCACGCAAGAAGCCGTGGAGCGCGGCGTGTTCGGCGCGCCCACCATGTTCGTCGGCGACCAGATGTTCTGGGGCCAGGACCGCCTGGATTTTGTGCGAGAAGCCCTCGACGCCTGAGCGCGGCGTCACCCGTTTTTATTCAAGGACCATTCCCATGAGCGACATTCTCGTCCACACCGAAGCCGGTGTGATGACCGTTACCTTCAACCGCGTCGACAAGAAAAACTCCATCACCAGCGGCATGTACGCCGAACTGGCCGATGCACTGGCCACGGCCGAGGGCGACGCGGCCGTGCGCTGCGTGCTGATCCAGGGCGCCCCCACCATTTTCAGCGCCGGCAACGACATCGGCGACTTCTTGAATGCCCCGCCCGCCGGCAAGGACTCGCCGGTGTTCCGCTTTTTGCGCGGCATCGCGACCTTTCCCAAGCCCATCGTCGCGTCCGTTTGCGGCCCGGCCGTCGGCATCGGCACCACCATGCTGTTCCACTGCGACCTCGTCTACGCCGGTGACAACGCGGCTTTCTCGATGCCTTTCGTGAACCTCGGCCTGTGCCCCGAGGCCGCCTCCAGCCTGCTCGTGCCGCAGATGCTGGGCTACCACCGCGCGGCCGAGGCGCTGCTGCTGGGTGAGCCTTTCATGGCCGAGGCAGCACTCGAAGTGGGCCTGGTCAACCGCATCGTGCCGCCGACCGAAGCCAACGCCATCGCCCAGGTGCAGGCCCGCAAGCTGGCGGCCAAGCCGCTGAGTGCCCTTGTCGAAACCAAGCGCCTGCTGAAGAAGGCGCAGATGCCCGCCGTGCTCGAACGCATGGACGAAGAGGGCGCGAGCTTCGGCCGCATGCTGCGGGAACCGGCTGCGCGCGAAGCCTTCGGCGCTTTCATGGAAAAGCGCAAGCCGGATTTTTCGAAGGTCTGAGGGCGATCGGCCCCTTGCGCCGATTACTTTTCGATCGGGCGAGGGCGGCCGTTGTCGTCGATGGCCACGTAGGTGAACGTGGCCTGCGTCACCTTGATGTACTCGCCCTGCGCCCGAAAACGCTCGGCAAACACCTCCACCGTCACCGTGACCGAGGTGCGTCCGATGCGCACCAGCTTCGAATAGAACGAGAGAATGTCGCCCAGCCGCACCGGCTGCTTGAAGATGAACTCGTTCACCGCCACCGTGGCCTGGCGGCCCTTGGCGTAGCGTGCCGGAATGACCGAGCCGGCCAGGTCGCACTGCGCCATGACCCAGCCGCCGAAGATGTCGCCGTTGGCGTTGCAGTCCGCCGGCATCGGAATGACCTTGAGCACCAGCTCCATGTCGGTGGGCAGGCTTTTGAGGGTGGCGGCAGCGTCGGTGCTGGAAGTGTCGGACATGGGCACAATCTGAGGCAGAACAAGCAACCACGATTGTCCCTCATGCGCCGCAGCGGCGAAGCCCTACCTCCATCGTCCCATCCCGTCGCCGGGCACCCCCCGGCGCGCAGCGACCGCTCCGACTGGGCCACGCTGCGCCGGCTTTTTCCCTACCTCTGGCGGTACAAGTGGCGGGTGATCGCTGCGCTTGCCTTCATGGTGGGGGCCAAGGTGGCCAACGTCGGCGTGCCGGTGCTGCTCAAGAACCTCATCGACACAATGACGCCCAAGCCCGACATGGCGCAGGCGCTCCTGATCGTGCCCATCGGGCTTTTGCTGGCCTACGGGCTGCTGCGGTTCTCGACCGCGCTCTTCGGCGAGCTGCGCGAGCTCATCTTCGCCAAGGCCACCGAAGGCACAGCCCGGCAGATTGCGCTGGAGGTGTTCGGTCACCTGCATTCGCTGAGCCTGCGCTTCCACCTGGAGCGCCAGACCGGCGGCATGACGCGCGACATCGAGCGCGGCACGCGCGGGGTGCACTCGCTCATCTCGATGTCGCTCTACAGCATCGTGCCGACCATCATCGAGCTGGTCCTGGTGCTCACCATCCTGGGCGTGAAGTTCGACTCGCTCTTCGTCTGGATCACGGCCGCGGCGCTGGTGCTGTACATCACGTTCACGGTCACCGTGACCGAGTGGCGCACCCAGTTCCGCAAGACCATGAACGAGCTCGACTCCATGGCCCAGAGCCGCGCGGTCGATTCGCTGCTGAACTACGAAACCGTCAAGTATTTCAACAACGAGGAGTTCGAGGCGAAGCGCTACGACGCCAGCCTGGACCGCTACCGCAAGGCCGCCATCAAGAGCCAGCGCACGCTGAGCATGCTCAACATCGGGCAGCAGATGATCATCGCCGTGAGCTTGGTGCTGATGCTGTGGCGCGCCACCTCGGGCGTGGTCGAAGGGCGCATGACGCTGGGCGACCTCGTGATGGTCAACGCCTTCATGATCCAGCTCTACATTCCGCTCAATTTCCTGGGCGTGATCTACCGCGAGATCAAGCAGAGCCTGACCGACCTCGACAAGATGTTCGTGCTGATGGAAAAAGAGCGCGAGGTGCGCGACGCGCCCGGCGCGCAACCGCTCGCGGGCGTCGACTCCACCATCCGCTTCGAAGACGTCAGCTTCGCCTACGAACCTGCGCGCCCCATCCTGAAGCACGTGAGCTTCGAGATCCCGGCCGGCAAGACCGTGGCCGTGGTCGGCCCCTCGGGCTCCGGCAAGTCAACCCTCGCACGCCTTCTCTACCGCTTCTACGACGTGCAGCAGGGCCGCATCACCATCGGCGGGCAAGACATCCGCGAGGTGCAGCAATCGAGCGTGCGCCGCGCCATCGGCATCGTGCCGCAGGACACGGTGCTGTTCAACGACACGGTCGAATACAACATTGCCTACGGTCGGCCGGGCGCAACCCGCGAAGAGGTGGAAGCCGCGGCGCGCGCGGCGCGCATCCACGACTTCATCTCGGCCACACCTCTGGGCTACGAAACCACGGTCGGCGAGCGCGGCCTCAAGCTTTCGGGCGGAGAAAAGCAGCGCGTGGCCATTGCGCGCACGCTGCTCAAGAACCCGCCCATCGTGATCTTCGACGAGGCCACCTCGGCGCTCGATTCAGCCAACGAGCGCGCCATCCAGTCCGAGCTCAAGAGCGCGGCGCAGGACAAGACCACGCTGGTCATTGCGCACCGCCTGTCGACGGTGGTCGATGCGCACGAGATCCTGGTGCTCGAAGCGGGCGTGATCGTCGAGCGCGGCACGCATGCCGAGTTGCTGGCCAGGCAGGGCCGCTATGCGCAGATGTGGGCTTTGCAGAAGAGCGAAGCAGCGCCTCTGTTATAGGCTCGCCCCCAGGCTCCGCGCACTTCGTGTCGCTTCTCCCACCCCCTACCGGGGGCAACACCAGCGGCCCGGCAAAGCCGGTTCCGCGGTGTTCCACTGAAAGAAATTGCGAGTTCACTTTTTTTGATACCGATTAGGAGTTCAGACGTGCCGACCAAGATTCCCCTGCTGGTGCTCAACAGCCTCTCGAGTGCCCACCAGGCCCAGATTGCCGAAATCTACGACGTGACCTACGCCTTCGACCCCGCCGCACGCGCCGCGGCTGTTGCCGAGCACGGCAAGAAGTTTCGCGCGGTGCTGACCATCGGCGTCATCGGCATCACGCCCGAAGAAATTGCGGCCATGCCGGCACTTGAACTCGTCTGCTGCATGGGCGCAGGCTACGAAGGCGTGCCGCTCGACGTGACCCGGGCGCGCGGCATCGTCACAGCCAACGGCGCGGGCACCAATGACGACTGCGTGGCCGACCATGCCTTCGGCCTGCTGATCAGCATCGTTCGCGGGTTTCGCCAGCTCGACCGGCTGTGCCGCGAGGGCGTGTGGCGCGAGGCCATTCCGCAGCCGCCGAACGTGTCGGGCAAGAAGCTCGGCATCCTTGGGCTGGGCACCATCGGCCAGAAGATCTCCAAGCGCGCGGCCGCGTTCGACATGGAAGTGGGCTATCACAACCGCAAGCCGCGCGAAGGCGCAACGCAGCGCTACTTCGACGACCTGAAGTCTCTCGCCACGTGGGCCGACTTCCTGGTGCTCGCCGCGCCCGGCGGGCCGGCCACGCGCCACCTGGTGAATGCCGAGGTGCTCGACGCGCTCGGGCCGCAGGGCTTCCTGGTCAGCATCGGCCGCGGCAGCGTGGTCGATACCGAGGCGCTGGCCGCGGCGCTGCGCGAGAACCGCATTGCGGGTGCAGGGCTCGATGTGTACGAAAGCGAACCCAAGCGGCCCGAGCCGCTGGTGGGCCTGGACAATGTGCTGCTCACGCCGCACATGGCGGGCTGGTCGCCGGAAGCGACACAGAAGTCGGTCGACCATTTCCTTGCGAATGCCGAAGGGCACTTTGCAGGACGCGGAGTATTGACCCCGGTCTGATGCCTTGCCCCTTCCCCTCTGGGGGAAGGTTGGGATGGGGGCGGGCAGGGCGCCCAGTGGATGCGCCGCTTGCCCCCACCCCAGCCCTCCCCAAGAGGGGGAGGGAGTCAAGCCAAGACTGAAGGGCGGTGTGCACCCCATCCGCACGCCCGCTCATACACATTCCCCAGCCGCAGCACGCCCAGATCCGCATGGATCGGCCCGGCCAGCTGCAGGCCCATCGGCAACCCGCCCTCGCCGAATCCCGCGCGCACATTCAGCGTCGGCAACCCGGCCAGGGTGAACGGCGTCACGATTTCCATCCAGCGGTGGTACGTGTCGCTCGGCACGCCGGCCACTTCAGCAGGCCAGTGCAGCTCGGCGTCGAAAGGGAACACCTGCGCCGATGGTGCCAGCACGAAGTCGAAGCGCTCGAACAGCCTGAGGAACGCGCGGTACACGTTCGAGCGATAGACCGAAGCCTGGTACAGCGACGCCGCATCCAGGTGGCGGCTCTGCTCTATTTCCCACTGCGCCTCGGGCTTGAGCTGGGCAAACAGCTTCGGGTCGCTCAGGTACGCGCCGAGCTTGCCGCCGACCAGCAGCTGCCGCAGGCGCAGCCAGGCGCTCCAGTTGTGCTCGCGCGGCACATCGAGCGTGCAGGGCTCGACCTCGCAGCCGATGGCGCGAAAGGTGTCGAGCGCGCGCTCGCCCAGTTCGCGGATGCCCGGCGCCAGCGGCAGATCGGGCCAGATGCTGCCGAGCCAGCCCACGCGCAGGCCCTCCACGTTGTCGTCGAGCCGCAGTGCATCGGGCGCGGGCAGGGCCTGCGGCGACGACAGCGGCACGCGCGTGTCGAAGCCCGCCTGCACCGCCAGCAGCCGCGCGGTGTCTTCCACGTTGCGGGCCATCGGCCCTTCGGTGCCCAGTTGCTGAAAGAACAGCTCCTGCTCGGGATCGCCGGGCACGCGGCCGCGCGAAGGCCGCATGCCGATCACGTTGTTGAAGGCGGCCGGGTTGCGCAGCGAGCCCATCATGTCGCTGCCGTCGGCCACCGGCAGCATGCCCAGGGCCAGCGCCACCGCGGCGCCGCCGCTGCTGCCGCCGGCGCTGCGGTCGGGCGCATAGGCGTTGCGGGTAATGCCGAACACCGTGTTGTAGGTGTTCGAGCCCAGGCCGAACTCCGGCGTGTTGGTCTTCCCGATCACGACGGCACCGGACTCCCGCATGCGCGCTACGTGCAGGCTGTCGGTGCGCGCTGGGGTGCGCGGCGAAAGCGGCGAGCCCATGGAGGTCGGCAGGCCGGCTGCGTGGCTCAAGTCCTTCACCGCCAGCGGAAAGCCGTGCATCCAGCCGCGCCGCTCGCCGCGCGCCAGTTCGGCGTCGCGCTCACCGGCTTCGGCCAGCAGGGCTTCGGGTTCGCGCAGCGAAACAATGGCGTTGAAGCGCGGGTTGAGCGCCTCGATGCGCGCCAGCGACGCTTGCATCACCTCGCGGCAGGACACCTTTCGGCTCCCGATCAGGTGCGACAGTTCGGTGGCGGTCAGTTCGGGCAGGTCGGCAAAAGACATGGCGAGTGCGGGAAAAGGAGGGGGCGCCCAGTATGGCGCGGCGCTCGCATAATCGCCGCGTATGGAAACAAAGTGGCTAGAAGACTTCATCAGCCTGGCGGAAACGCGCAGCTTCAGCCGCTCGGCCCAATTGAGGCATGTCACGCAGCCGGCTTTTTCGCGGCGCATCCAGGCGCTGGAGGGCTGGGCCGGCACCGACCTGGTCGACCGGAGCTCCTACCCCACGCGCCTCACGCCCGCGGGCCAGACGCTCTACAGCCAGGCCATCGAAATGCTGCAATCGCTGCAGAGCACCCGCGCCATGCTGCGCGGCCATTCGGCGGCGGGGCAGGACGTGATCGAGATTGCCGTCCCGCACACGCTGGCCTTCACCTTCTTCCCCTCCTGGGTGACCAGCCTGCGCGAGCACTTCGGGCCCATCAAGAGCCGGCTCATCGCGCTCAACGTGCACGACGCCGTGCTGCGGCTGGTCGAAGGCAGCTGCGACCTGCTCATTGCCTATCACCACCCCTCGCAGCCGCTGCAGCTGGACGCCAACAAGTACGAGATGGTCAGCCTGGGCGAGGAAACCGTGGCGCCCTGGGTCAAGGCCGATGCCGAGGGCGCACCGCGCTTCCGCCTGCCCGGAAGGCCCGGCCAGCCGCTGCCCTACCTGGGCTACGCGCCCGGCGCCTACCTGGGGCGGGTGGTCGACCAACTGCTCAAGGAATCGGGTACCGCCATCCACCTCGACCGGGTCTATGAAACCGACATGGCAGAGGGCCTGAAGGTCATGGCGCTAGAAGGCCACGGCATCGCCTTTCTGCCGCAGAGCGCGGTTCGCAAGGAAATCAAGGCGCGCAAGCTGGTAAGCGCGCTGCCGCCCGAGATCGACAGCCTGGAGGCGACGATGGAAATCCGCGCCTACCGCGAGCGGCCGAGCGCCCCCATCCCCGTCAAGAGCGGCGCCGGCCGTTCCGCCAAGGCCGCGGCGGGCTTGGAAAGCCTGCAGCCCAAGCGCACGGCCGATGCGCTCTGGTCATACCTGGTCGGCGCCCAGCCGACGCGCCGAGATGGTTGACGCCTGGAATTTGTGCGCTGCACAATCTATAAATGCCGCGCATGAGGCTCCCCGCAAACGGCATTGGCGTTGCGGGCGGGCCGCCACTACAGTCGCGGCAGCTTTCAGATCGCTGTCACAGCAAGTCTTCCGGCACGCGCCACCCGCGTGCTTTTTTTTAGCCGAGGAACCTGTATGAGCCCCAATTTCAGGACCGAACACGACTTCCTCGGCGAAAAGCAGATTCCTGCCCTCGCCTACTGGGGCGTGCACACCGCGCGTGCGGTCGAGAACTTTGCGATCTCCGGCACCCGCGTGTCGGCCATGCCCGACCTGGTGCGCGCCCTGGCGCTGGTAAAGAAGGCCGCCACGCGCGCCAATGCCGACCTGGGCGCCATCGACCGCGACCGCGCCGCCGCCATCATCCTGGCCTGCGACGACCTCATCGAAGGCAAGCTGCTCGACGAATTCGTGGTCGACGTGATCCAGGGCGGCGCCGGCACCTCGACCAACATGAACGCCAACGAGGTGATCTGCAACCTCGCGCTTGAGAAGCTCGGCCATGAAAAAGGCCGGTACGACGTGCTGCACCCCAACGACCACGTCAACGCCTCGCAGAGCACCAACGACGTCTATCCCACGGCGGTGCGGCTGGCGCTGTGGTTTGCCATCGACAAGCTGCTCGAATCCATGGCGGCGCTGCGCAAGAGCTTCGAAGCCAAGGCGCTCGAGTTCAAGGACATTCTCAAGATCGGCCGCACCCAGTTGCAGGACGCCGTGCCCATGACGCTGGGGCAGGAGTTCCTGACCTACGCCATCATGATCGGGGAAGACGAGGCCCGGCTTGGCGAGGCGCGTGCGCTCATCGAGGAAATCAACCTCGGCGCCACGGCCATCGGCACCGGCATCAACGCGCCGCACGGCTATGCCAACCTGGCCTGCCAGTACCTGGCCGAGCAAAGCGGCGTGCCGCTGAAGCAGGCGGCCAACCTGATCGAAGCCACGCAGGACACCGGCGCCTTCGTGCAGCTTTCGGGCGTGCTCAAGCGCGTGGCCACCAAGCTCAGCAAGACCTGCAACGACCTGCGGCTGCTGTCCAGCGGCCCGCAGGCCGGCTTCGGCGAAATCAGGCTGCCGGCGCGCCAGGCCGGCTCGTCGATCATGCCGGGCAAGGTCAACCCGGTGATCCCGGAAGTCATGAACCAGGTGGCTTTCGAGGTCATCGGCAACGACATCACGGTCACCATGGCGTCGGAGGCCGGCCAGCTGCAGCTCAACGCCTTCGAGCCCATCATGGGGTGGAGCCTGTTCAAGAGCATCCGGCACCTGAGCAATGCCTGCATCACGCTGCGGCAGAACTGCGTCGAAGGCATCGAGGCGAACCGCGAGTTCCTGGCCAAGCGAGTGCGGGAATCGGTCACGCTGGTTACCGCGCTCAACCCCCTCATCGGCTACGAAAAGGCGGCGCTCATCGCCAAGACCGCGCTGGCCACCGGCGGGCCCATCGACCTGGTGGCCGAATCGCTGGGCATCATGACGCGCGCCGAGATGGACGCGCTGCTCGTGCCCGAAAATCTGACCCAGCCCGTTCGCCTGTCCGCACCGGTGCCGCCGGCTGCCGAGCCCTCGGGCACAAAGGCTGCTTAGTGAAAGTCGGACAATGCCAATGGGTAGCCCTGCACCACGACGGCACCGCGATGCGCGGCGCCGGTGCAAGCGTCATCGAGAATGCACCGGGTTGGCCCGGGTATTCCCCATGACCTGAATGTCTAAAATTTAGTTGTATCTGTATCTTCCAGTCACCTCAGGAGTTTTCCGTATGAAAAAGCAAGTATTGGCATTGGCAATCGCAGCCGTGGCTGCCGGCAGCGCGTTTGCACAGGCCAATGACACCCTGGCCAAGATCAAGGCCTCGGGCACCATCACCGAAGGCGTGCGGGAATCTTCCGGCCTTTCGTACACGCTGGGCAACGGCCAGTACACCGGTTTCCACTACGACGTCTGCGCCAACATCATTCGCGACATCCAGAAGCACCTCGGCCTGGCCAAGCTTGAAACCAAGTACCAGCCCGTGACCTCGCAAAACCGCGTGCCCCTGGTGCAAAACGGCACCGTCGACCTGGAGTGCGGCTCCACCACCAACAACGCCACGCGCCAGAAGGACGTGTCGTTTGCCGTGACCACCTACGTCGAGGAAGTGCGCATTGCTGTCAAGGCCAACTCGGGCATCAACAGCATCAAGGACCTGAACGGCAAGACCGTGGCCACCACCACCGGCACCACGTCGGTGCAAACGCTGCGCAAGAACGAGCGCGCCGGCGGCATCGACTTCAAGGAACTGTATGGCAAGGACCACTCCGACAGCTTCCTGCTGCTCGAATCGGGCCGCGCCGACGCCTTCGTGATGGACGGTTCCATCCTGGCCTCGAACATCGCCAAGTCCAAGTCGCCTGCCGAATACAAGATCGTGGGCGAAGTGCTCAGCGTCGAGCCCATCGCCATCATGATCCGCAAGGACGACGCCGCCTTCAAGAAGGTGGTGGACGACAGCATCAAGGCGCAGATCAAGAACGGCGAACTCGCCAAGCTCTGGGACAAGTGGTTCCTGAAGCCGATTCCCCCGGCAAACGTCACGGTGAACCTGCCCCTGTCCGACGCCACCAAGTCGGCCTGGGCCAATCCGAACGACAAGCCGATGGAAGAGTACGCCGCGAAGAAGTAATCGCTACGAAGGTCATCCGCGCAACGCCCGCCGCCCCCGGCGGGCGTTTGTTTTCGCAGGCAACGCAATGCGGCGCGCAGGCATGGCCTCTGCAAGCTGGCAGTCTGGAAATCTGAAAGAAGGAGAGTCCCCGATGGGATCAAACTGGGATTGGCAGGTCTTCTTGCAAGACCCGGGCGGGAAGTACCCGACCTACTGGGAGTGGATGCTGTCCGCATGGGGCTGGACCGTGTCGGTGGCCCTGCTGGCGCTCATCGTCGCGCTGGTGCTGGGTTCGCTGATCGGCATCATCCGCACCTTGCCGAACAGCCCCTGGCTCGTGCGCTTGGGCAATGCCTGGGTCGAGCTGTTCCGCAACATTCCGCTCTTGGTGCAGATCTTTCTCTGGTACCACGTCATTCCGGCGCTGATTCCGGTCATGAAGGGCGTGCCGAGCTTCGTGCTGGTGGTGCTGGCGCTGGGCTTCTTTACCTCGGCGCGTATTGCCGAGCAGGTGCGCTCGGGCATCCAGGCGCTGCCCAAGGGCCAGCGCTACGCGGGCATGGCGGTGGGCTTTACCACGCCGCAGTACTACCGCTACGTGATCTTGCCGATGGCCTACCGCATCATCATTCCGCCGCTCACGAGCGAAACGATGAACATCTTCAAGAACTCGTCGGTGGCGTTTGCCGTGTCGGTGACCGAACTCACGATGTTCGCCATGCAGGCGCAGGAAGAAACCTCGCGCGGCATCGAGGTGTACCTTGCGGTGACCGGGCTCTACGTGATCTCGGCCTTTGCGATCAACCGCATCATGGCCTTCATCGAGAAGAAGACGCGCGTGCCGGGCTTCATTGTCTCGGCGAGCGGCGGCGGGGGACACTGACATGATGAATCTCGACCTGTCGTTCTACAACTGGGACGTCATCAGCAACTTCGTCGTCAAGGGCTTCTACTTCAGCATCATGCTGACGATCGTGGCCACCATCGGCGGCGTGCTCTTCGGTACCGTGCTGGCGCTCATGCGGCTCTCGGGCAAGAAGTGGCTCGATGCGCCGGCGGCCATCTACGTCAACGGCATGCGCAGCATTCCGCTGGTGATGGTGATCCTGTGGTTCTTCCTCTTGGTGCCGGCCTCGTTCTACGCGGCCTTCGGCTCCATCGGCTCGAACTACCGCTCGGAAATCTCGGCCGTGATCACCTTCATCGCGTTCGAGGCGGCCTACTTCAGCGAGATCATGCGCGCGGGCATCCAGTCGATTCCGCGCGGGCAGGTGAATGCGGGCCAGGCGGTCGGCATGACCTACGGGCAGAACATGCGCCTGATCGTGCTGCCGCAGGCCTTCCGCAACATGCTGCCGGTGCTGCTCACGCAGACCATCATCCTGTTCCAGGACACCTCGCTGGTGTATGCCATCGGCGCCTACGACATGCTCAAGGGCTTCGAGACCGCGGGCAAGAACTTCGGCCGCCCGATCGAGGCCTACCTGCTCGCGGCCGTCGTTTACTTCATCATGTGCTATGCCTTGTCGTGGCTCGTCAAGCGCCTCCACAAGAAGATTGCCATCATTCGCTGAGTGGCTGAACCGGAGAAAGAAATGTCCGAAAAAATGATTGAAATCAAGAACGTCTCCAAGTGGTATGGCCCGGTGCAGGTGCTCAACGATTGTTCGGTGAGCATCTCCAAGGGCGACGTGGTGGTGGTGTGCGGGCCCTCGGGCTCGGGCAAGTCCACCCTCATCAAGACCGTGAACGCGCTCGAACCCTTCCAGAAGGGCGAGATCACCGTCAACGGCATTCCGCTGCACGACCCCAAGACCAACCTGCCCAAGCTGCGCTCCAAAGTCGGCATGGTGTTCCAGCACTTCGAGCTGTTCCCGCACCTGTCGGTCACCGAGAATCTCACGATCGCCCAGATCAAGGTGCTCGGCCGCAGCCCCGAAGAAGCCAAGACCCGCGGCCTGAAGATGCTCGACCGCGTGGGCCTGATGGCGCACAAGGACAAGTTCCCGGGCCAGCTCTCGGGCGGCCAGCAGCAGCGCGTGGCGATTGCCCGCGCGCTCAGCATGGACCCGATCGTGATGCTGTTCGACGAACCCACTTCGGCGCTCGACCCCGAAATGGTCGGCGAAGTGCTCGACGTGATGGTGAGCCTGGCCAGGGACGGCATGACCATGATGGTGGTGACGCACGAAATGGCCTTCGCCCGCAAGGTGGCCAGCCGCGTGATCTTCATCGACGTGGGCGGCAAGATCCTGGAAGACTGCCCGAAGGACGAGTTCTTCAGCCACCCGGAAAACCGCCAGCCGCGCACCAAGGATTTCCTCAACAAGATCCTGCAGCACTGATCGATTCGCTGCCGCACACAAAGCAAAAAGCCACGCTGTTCGCAGCGTGGCTTTTTATTGGGCCGGGGCTCTCTCAGGGTAGTCGCGCAATGTGTTCGGTCAGCAGGTCGAAAAAGCCCTGCGCATCGCCATCGGCGATCCAGTTCGCGTTGGCGGGGCGGTTCAGGCTGCGGTACCAATCGGCCGCTGTCTGGCCGAAACCCATGCCGTCGCGGCTGTCGACCTCGACGTTGACCAGCCTGCCCCTGAAGAGCGAAGGCTGCAGCAAATAGGCGATCACGGTCGCGTCATGCACCGGCCCGCCGGGCATGTCGTAGTGCCGCATTTCCTGCGGCGCATAGGCGCCCAGGATGTCGGCCACGATGGCGCCGGACCGGTTGCCGATGCCGCGAAGCCGCGCGATGCGTTCGTCGCTCGTGAGAATCTTGTGCGTCACGTCCAGCGGCAGCATGGTCGTCGGCACACCGCTTTTCAGCACGGCCTCCGCCGCATGCGGATCGGCAAATACATTGAACTCGGCGGTCGGCGTGATGTTGCCGCCGTTGAAATGCGCGCCGGCCATGAGCACCAGTTCGCGCAAGCCGCGCACGATGTCGGGGGCTTGCGCGAGCGCCAACGCAAGGTTGGTTTGCGGGCCGAGCATGGCAAGCGTCACGCTTTTCTCCGGCGCCGCGCGCAGCGTGCGAATGAGGTAGTCGACCGCGTGCCCTTCAGCCAACGGCGTGGCCGGCTCATGAACCTCGACGCCGGTGATGCCTTCTCGGCCGTGGATGTTGGCCGCGTAGATTGGCGCGCGCTGCAGCGGGCGCTCCGCGCCGGCATACACCGGAACATCTGGCCGGCCGGCCCATTCGCAGGCGAGGCGCGCGTTGCGCGAGGTCTTGGCCAGCGGAACATTGCCGGCCACCGTGGTCAGCGCCTGGAGCTTCAGCGCTTCAGGCGCC containing:
- a CDS encoding enoyl-CoA hydratase; translation: MSDILVHTEAGVMTVTFNRVDKKNSITSGMYAELADALATAEGDAAVRCVLIQGAPTIFSAGNDIGDFLNAPPAGKDSPVFRFLRGIATFPKPIVASVCGPAVGIGTTMLFHCDLVYAGDNAAFSMPFVNLGLCPEAASSLLVPQMLGYHRAAEALLLGEPFMAEAALEVGLVNRIVPPTEANAIAQVQARKLAAKPLSALVETKRLLKKAQMPAVLERMDEEGASFGRMLREPAAREAFGAFMEKRKPDFSKV
- a CDS encoding ABCB family ABC transporter ATP-binding protein/permease — protein: MRRSGEALPPSSHPVAGHPPARSDRSDWATLRRLFPYLWRYKWRVIAALAFMVGAKVANVGVPVLLKNLIDTMTPKPDMAQALLIVPIGLLLAYGLLRFSTALFGELRELIFAKATEGTARQIALEVFGHLHSLSLRFHLERQTGGMTRDIERGTRGVHSLISMSLYSIVPTIIELVLVLTILGVKFDSLFVWITAAALVLYITFTVTVTEWRTQFRKTMNELDSMAQSRAVDSLLNYETVKYFNNEEFEAKRYDASLDRYRKAAIKSQRTLSMLNIGQQMIIAVSLVLMLWRATSGVVEGRMTLGDLVMVNAFMIQLYIPLNFLGVIYREIKQSLTDLDKMFVLMEKEREVRDAPGAQPLAGVDSTIRFEDVSFAYEPARPILKHVSFEIPAGKTVAVVGPSGSGKSTLARLLYRFYDVQQGRITIGGQDIREVQQSSVRRAIGIVPQDTVLFNDTVEYNIAYGRPGATREEVEAAARAARIHDFISATPLGYETTVGERGLKLSGGEKQRVAIARTLLKNPPIVIFDEATSALDSANERAIQSELKSAAQDKTTLVIAHRLSTVVDAHEILVLEAGVIVERGTHAELLARQGRYAQMWALQKSEAAPLL
- a CDS encoding 2-hydroxyacid dehydrogenase, which codes for MPTKIPLLVLNSLSSAHQAQIAEIYDVTYAFDPAARAAAVAEHGKKFRAVLTIGVIGITPEEIAAMPALELVCCMGAGYEGVPLDVTRARGIVTANGAGTNDDCVADHAFGLLISIVRGFRQLDRLCREGVWREAIPQPPNVSGKKLGILGLGTIGQKISKRAAAFDMEVGYHNRKPREGATQRYFDDLKSLATWADFLVLAAPGGPATRHLVNAEVLDALGPQGFLVSIGRGSVVDTEALAAALRENRIAGAGLDVYESEPKRPEPLVGLDNVLLTPHMAGWSPEATQKSVDHFLANAEGHFAGRGVLTPV
- a CDS encoding acyl-CoA thioesterase translates to MSDTSSTDAAATLKSLPTDMELVLKVIPMPADCNANGDIFGGWVMAQCDLAGSVIPARYAKGRQATVAVNEFIFKQPVRLGDILSFYSKLVRIGRTSVTVTVEVFAERFRAQGEYIKVTQATFTYVAIDDNGRPRPIEK
- a CDS encoding amidase — protein: MSFADLPELTATELSHLIGSRKVSCREVMQASLARIEALNPRFNAIVSLREPEALLAEAGERDAELARGERRGWMHGFPLAVKDLSHAAGLPTSMGSPLSPRTPARTDSLHVARMRESGAVVIGKTNTPEFGLGSNTYNTVFGITRNAYAPDRSAGGSSGGAAVALALGMLPVADGSDMMGSLRNPAAFNNVIGMRPSRGRVPGDPEQELFFQQLGTEGPMARNVEDTARLLAVQAGFDTRVPLSSPQALPAPDALRLDDNVEGLRVGWLGSIWPDLPLAPGIRELGERALDTFRAIGCEVEPCTLDVPREHNWSAWLRLRQLLVGGKLGAYLSDPKLFAQLKPEAQWEIEQSRHLDAASLYQASVYRSNVYRAFLRLFERFDFVLAPSAQVFPFDAELHWPAEVAGVPSDTYHRWMEIVTPFTLAGLPTLNVRAGFGEGGLPMGLQLAGPIHADLGVLRLGNVYERACGWGAHRPSVLA
- a CDS encoding 2-hydroxychromene-2-carboxylate isomerase, with the translated sequence MKKSVDFYFDFGSPAAYLAATQLPHVCADTGAELVWKPMLLGGVFQATGNRSPAEVVPKAPYMTIDLQRFAKRYGVPFVHNPHFPINTLLLMRGATGIQMKEPERFGAYVDAIFHAMWVEPKNMNDPAVVGAVLQNAGFDATALLALAGSQEVKDRLKAVTQEAVERGVFGAPTMFVGDQMFWGQDRLDFVREALDA